In a single window of the Anguilla rostrata isolate EN2019 chromosome 6, ASM1855537v3, whole genome shotgun sequence genome:
- the LOC135258047 gene encoding trace amine-associated receptor 1-like produces the protein MCGNLLVIISIAHFKQLHTPTNCLVLSLAVTDFLLAVVIMPPSMVRTIETCWYLGDVVCKIHSSTDVMLSNVSILNLSFISIDRYYAVCQPLHYRTKITSVTIVIMILIIWNLPFIIGFGMIFMNLHILGVEDFYYKNFHCFGGCFIFQSKAAGLIGSVLSFYIPGFIMVNIYRKIFHIALKQARSIQSTACQQIQSVNSTSSSNMERKATKTLAIVLGVFLACWSPFFICNIIDPIINYSIPPVLIETLFCMTYLNSTCNPIIYAFYYSWFRKAFKMIIFGKIFQAHSSTAKLSTD, from the coding sequence ATGTGTGGAAACCTCCTTGTCATCATTTCCATCGCTCATTTCAAACAGCTGCACACTCCAACCAACTGCCTTGTCCTCTCTCTGGCAGTGACTGACTTCCTTCTGGCAGTAGTCATCATGCCGCCTAGCATGGTGCGCACGATTGAGACATGCTGGTACTTGGGAGATGTGGTCTGCAAAATCCATTCAAGTACTGATGTAATGCTGTCCAATGTGTCCATTTTAaatctttctttcatttcaattgATCGGTATTATGCAGTTTGCCAGCCCCTCCACTACAGGACCAAGATCACCAGTGTTACTATAGTGATCATGATCCTGATCATTTGGAACCTGCCATTCATCATTGGGTTTGGGATGATCTTCATGAACCTGCATATTTTGGGTGTCGAAGATTTTTACTACAAAAACTTTCACTGTTTTGGAGGCTGTTTCATTTTCCAGAGTAAAGCAGCTGGTCTCATAGGTTCAGTTCTGTCTTTTTACATACCAGGGTTCATTATGGTTAACATCTATCGGAAAATCTTTCACATTGCACTGAAGCAAGCCCGCTCAATTCAAAGCACTGCATGTCAGCAGATACAATCTGTAAACAGCACATCTTCAAGCAACATGGAGCGAAAGGCTACAAAGACTCTGGCCATTGTTCTGGGTGTATTTCTGGCATGCTGGTCACCCTTTTTTATATGTAACATAATTGATCCAATCATTAATTATTCCATTCCACCTGTGTTGATTGAAACACTTTTCTGTATGACCTATTTAAATTCAACATGCAATCCCATTATTTATGCTTTCTACTACAGTTGGTTCAGGAAAGCGttcaaaatgatcatttttggtaaaatatttcaagCTCATTCCTCAACAGCTAAATTATCTACAGACTGA
- the LOC135258015 gene encoding trace amine-associated receptor 1-like, with product MNISQPGMSEHSDFCYESVNTSCPKTTYPTAIRIPLYIFFLTIIVLTMCGNLLVIISIAHFKQLHTPTNCLVLSLAVTDFLLAVVIMPPSMVRTIETCWYFGDVACKLHSSTDVMLSNASILNLSFISIDRYYAVCQPLHYRTKITSFTIVIMILISWNLSFIIGFGMIFMKLNILGIEDFYYNNFHCFGGCFIFQSKTSAILASVLSFYIPGFIMLVIYKKIFHVAQKQARSIHSIACNNVNSENSKMERKATKTLAIVLGVYLSCWTPFFLCNIIDPIINYSIPPALFDSLIWVCYLNSTCNPFVYSFFYSWFRKAFKMIIFGNIFQAHSSRTKLSTD from the coding sequence ATGAATATCAGTCAACCCGGAATGAGTGAACATTCAGACTTCTGTTACGAGTCTGTGAATACATCTTGCCCAAAGACCACCTACCCAACAGCGATACGGATTCCACTGTATATATTCTTCCTGACCATCATTGTTCTAACCATGTGTGGAAACCTCCTTGTCATCATTTCCATCGCTCACTTCAAACAGCTGCACACTCCAACCAACTGCCTTGTCCTCTCTCTGGCAGTGACTGACTTCCTTCTGGCAGTAGTCATCATGCCTCCTAGCATGGTGCGCACGATTGAGACATGCTGGTACTTTGGAGATGTGGCCTGTAAACTCCACTCAAGTACGGATGTAATGCTGTCCAATGCATCCATTTTGaatctttctttcatttccattGATCGATATTATGCAGTTTGCCAGCCCCTCCACTACAGGACCAAGATCACCAGTTTTACTATAGTGATCATGATCCTGATCAGTTGGAACCTGTCATTCATCATTGGGTTTGGAATGATATTTatgaaactgaacattttgGGCATTGAAGATTTTTACTACAATAACTTTCATTGTTTTGGAGGCTGTTTCATTTTCCAGAGCAAAACGTCTGCAATTCTAGCTTCAGTTCTATCATTTTACATCCCTGGGTTCATTATGCTGGTCATATATAAGAAAATCTTCCATGTTGCCCAGAAGCAAGCCCGTTCTATTCACAGCATTGCCTGTAACAATGTGAACTCTGAAAACAGCAAGATGGAGCGAAAGGCTACAAAGACCCTGGCGATTGTTTTGGGGGTATACCTGTCATGCTGGACACCCTTTTTTCTGTGTAACATAATTGATCCAATCATTAATTATTCCATTCCACCTGCTTTATTTGACTCGCTTATCTGGGTTTGCTATTTGAATTCAACTTGTAATCCTtttgtttattctttcttttacaGTTGGTTTAGGAAAGCCttcaaaatgatcatttttggcAATATATTTCAAGCTCATTCCTCAAGAACAAAATTGTCCACAGACTGA
- the LOC135258020 gene encoding trace amine-associated receptor 1-like — MMNFSQPALAEDSYFCFESVNGSCPKIIYPTVIRILLQIFFSVILVVTLCGNILVIISITHFKHLHTPTNYLILSLAVTDFLLGSVVMPPYMVRVIESCWYFGDVFCKIHMSADIILYLAAMLNLSFISIDRYYAVCQPLHYRNKITTCATTIMILICWGLSAFVGFGLVFLELNLLGIEDFYYEHVACAGSCVLFQGKTASLICFVLTFFIPGLIMLVIYQKIFHVARKQARCIHSTAGNNAHSEISKMERKATKTLMIVMGVFLSCSTPFILTNLINPFINYSIPPVLIETLFCMTYLNSTCNPIIYAFYYSWFRKAFKMIIFGKIFQAHSSTAKLSTD, encoded by the coding sequence atgatgaATTTCAGTCAACCAGCATTGGCTGAAGATTCGTACTTCTGTTTTGAGTCTGTGAACGGGTCTTGCCCGAAGATCATCTATCCAACAGTGATACGGATTCTGCTGCaaattttcttttcagtcatCCTTGTCGTGACATTGTGTGGAAACATTCTCGTCATCATCTCCATCACTCACTTCAAACATCTGCACACTCCAACCAACTACCTCATCCTCTCTCTGGCAGTGACGGACTTCCTGCTGGGAAGCGTTGTCATGCCTCCTTACATGGTTCGAGTTATTGAATCATGCTGGTATTTCGGGGACGTGTTCTGTAAAATCCACATGAGTGCAGATATCATTCTGTACCTGGCAGCCATGTTAaatctttctttcatttccatCGATCGATATTATGCGGTTTGTCAGCCCCTCCACTACCGGAACAAGATCACCACTTGTGCCACGACGATCATGATCCTCATCTGTTGGGGTTTGTCTGCTTTTGTTGGGTTCGGGTTGGTATTTCTGGAGCTGAACTTGTTGGGCATCGAAGACTTTTATTATGAACACGTTGCTTGTGCAGGAagctgtgttttgtttcaggGCAAAACAGCAAGTTTAATATGTTTCGTCCTCACTTTTTTCATCCCTGGGCTCATTATGCTGGTCATATATCAAAAAATCTTCCATGTTGCACGGAAGCAAGCCCGTTGTATCCACAGCACTGCCGGTAACAATGCACACTCTGAAATCAGCAAAATGGAGAGAAAGGCTACAAAGACACTAATGATCGTCATGGGGGTATTCCTGTCGTGCTCTACACCCTTTATTTTGACAAACCTAATTAACCCGTTCATTAATTATTCCATTCCACCTGTGTTGATTGAAACACTTTTCTGTATGACCTATTTAAATTCAACATGCAATCCCATTATTTATGCTTTCTACTACAGTTGGTTCAGGAAAGCGttcaaaatgatcatttttggtaaaatatttcaagCTCATTCCTCAACAGCTAAATTATCTACAGACTGA
- the LOC135258014 gene encoding trace amine-associated receptor 1-like, with product MNFSQPGMNEHSDFCYESVNTSCPKATYPTAIRIPLYILFLTIIILTMCGNLLVIVSIAHFKQLHTPTNCLVLSLAVTDFLLAVVIMPPSMVRTIETCWYLGDVACKLHSSTDVMLSNASILNLSFISIDRYYAVCQPLHYRTKITSSTIVIMILISWNLSFIIGFGMIFMKLNILGVEDFYYNSFHCFGGCFIFLSKTSGIIASVLSFYIPGFIMLVIYKKIFHVAQKQARSIHSIACNNVNSENSKMEQKATKTLAIVLGVYLSCWTPFFLCNIIDPIINYSIPPALYDMLIWVCYLNSTCNPFVYSFFYSWFRKAFKMIIFGNIFQAHSSRTKLSTD from the coding sequence ATGAATTTCAGTCAACCTGGAATGAATGAACATTCAGACTTCTGTTACGAGTCTGTGAATACATCTTGCCCAAAGGCCACCTACCCAACAGCGATACGGATTCCACTGTATATATTATTCCTGACCATCATTATTCTAACCATGTGTGGAAACCTCCTGGTCATCGTTTCCATCGCTCATTTCAAACAGCTGCACACTCCAACCAACTGCCTTGTCCTCTCTCTGGCAGTGACTGACTTCCTTCTAGCAGTAGTCATCATGCCTCCTAGCATGGTGCGCACAATTGAGACATGCTGGTACTTGGGAGATGTGGCCTGTAAACTCCACTCAAGTACGGATGTAATGCTATCCAATGCATCCATTTTGaatctttctttcatttccattGATCGGTATTATGCAGTTTGCCAGCCCCTCCACTACAGGACCAAGATCACCAGTTCTACTATAGTGATCATGATCCTGATCAGTTGGAACCTGTCATTCATCATTGGCTTTGGAATGATATTTatgaaactgaacattttgGGCGTTGAAGATTTTTACTACAATAGCTTTCATTGTTTTGGGGGCTGTTTCATTTTCCTGAGCAAAACATCTGGAATTATAGCTTCAGTTCTATCTTTTTACATCCCTGGGTTCATTATGCTGGTCATATATAAGAAAATATTCCATGTTGCTCAGAAGCAAGCTCGTTCTATTCACAGCATTGCCTGTAACAATGTGAACTCTGAAAACAGCAAGATGGAGCAAAAGGCTACAAAGACTCTGGCAATTGTTTTGGGGGTATACCTGTCATGCTGGACACCCTTTTTTCTGTGTAACATAATTGATCCAATCATTAATTACTCCATTCCTCCTGCTTTATATGACATGCTTATCTGGGTTTGCTATTTGAATTCAACTTGTAATCCGTTCgtttattctttcttttacaGTTGGTTCAGGAAAGCCttcaaaatgatcatttttggcAATATATTTCAAGCTCATTCCTCAAGAACAAAATTGTCCACAGACTGA
- the LOC135258013 gene encoding trace amine-associated receptor 1-like, with amino-acid sequence MMNFSQPTLAEDSYFCFEYVNGSCPKIIYPTAIRIPLYIFFTTIIVMTLCGNFIVIVSIAHFKHLQTPTNYLILSLAVTDFLLGGCVLPPYMVRIIETCWYFGEVFCKVHMSTDLMLYITSMLTLAFISIDRYYAVCHPLHYRNRITSYATVIMILFSWSVSASVGFGMVFLELNILGSENHYYENEDACVGSCVLFHAERACSVSSILSFYIPGFIMLVMYQKIFHAAQKQARSIHSTACNNVHSENSTSSSHNERKATKTLAIVMGVFLSFSAPFFMCNIINPLINYSIPPMLIETLFCITYLNSTCNPIIYAFYYSWFRKAFKMIIFGKIFEAHSSTAKLSTD; translated from the coding sequence atgatgaATTTCAGTCAACCTACACTGGCTGAAGATTCATACTTCTGTTTTGAGTACGTGAATGGGTCTTGCCCGAAGATCATCTATCCAACAGCGATACGGATtccactgtatattttcttCACCACCATCATCGTTATGACGTTGTGTGGaaattttattgtcattgtttcCATCGCACACTTCAAACATCTGCAGACCCCAACCAACTACCTCATCCTCTCTCTGGCAGTGACAGACTTTCTTCTGGGAGGCTGCGTCTTGCCTCCTTACATGGTGCGAATAATCGAAACATGCTGGTACTTCGGAGAAGTTTTCTGTAAAGTCCATATGAGTACAGATCTCATGTTGTACATCACATCAATGTTAACTCTTGCTTTCATTTCCATTGATCGATATTATGCAGTTTGCCATCCTCTCCACTATCGGAATAGGATCACCTCTTATGCCACGGTAATCATGATCCTGTTCAGTTGGAGTGTGTCTGCCTCTGTTGGGTTTGGGATGGTATTTCTGGAGCTGAACATTTTGGGCAGTGAAAATcattattatgaaaatgaagatgCTTGTGTAGGAAGCTGTGTTCTTTTTCATGCTGAAAGGGCGTGTTCAGTGTCTTCCATTCTCTCTTTTTACATCCCTGGGTTCATTATGTTGGTCATGTATCAGAAAATTTTCCACGCTGCGCAGAAGCAAGCCCGCTCTATTCACAGCACTGCCTGTAACAACGTGCACTCTGAAAACAGCACATCATCAAGCCACAACGAGCGAAAGGCTACAAAGACCCTGGCAATTGTTATGGGGGTATTCCTGTCATTCTCTGCACCGTTTTTTATGTGTAACATAATTAatccattaattaattattccatTCCGCCTATGTTAATTGAAACACTTTTCTGTATCACCTATTTAAACTCAACATGTAATCCTATTATTTATGCTTTCTACTACAGTTGGTTTAGGAAAGcattcaaaatgattatttttggcAAAATATTTGAAGCTCATTCCTCAACAGCAAAATTGTCCACAGACTGA
- the LOC135258021 gene encoding trace amine-associated receptor 1-like: MNFSQPGMSEHSDFCYESVNTSCPKVTYPTAIRIPLYIFFLTIIVLTMSGNLLVIISIAHFKQLHTPTNYLILSLAVIDFLLAVVIMPPSMVRTIETCWYFGDTFCKIHLSTDIMLCTASILNLSFISIDRYYAVCQPLHYRTKITSVTIVIMILISWNLSFIFGFGMIFMNVIIWGVEDFNYNDFHCFGSCFFSQTKTSAIIASVLSFYIPGFIMITIYQKIFHIALKQVRSIHSTACQQIQTGNSTSSSNKERKATKTLAIVMGVFLSCWSPFFVCNLIDPIINYSIPPVWFDALFWVGYFNSTCNPIVYAFFYSWFRKAFKMTIYGKIFQAHSSRTKLSAD, encoded by the coding sequence atgaatttcaGTCAACCTGGAATGAGTGAACATTCAGACTTCTGTTATGAGTCTGTGAATACATCTTGCCCAAAGGTAACCTACCCAACAGCGATACGGATTCcactttatatttttttcttgaccATCATTGTATTAACTATGAGCGGAAACCTCCTTGTCATCATTTCCATCGCTCATTTCAAACAGCTGCACACTCCAACCAACTACCTCATCCTCTCTCTGGCAGTGATTGACTTCCTTCTGGCAGTAGTCATCATGCCGCCTAGCATGGTGCGAACGATTGAGACATGCTGGTACTTTGGAGACACGTTCTGTAAAATCCATTTAAGTACTGATATCATGCTGTGcactgcatccattttaaatctttctttcatttccattGATCGATATTACGCAGTTTGCCAGCCCCTCCACTACAGGACTAAGATCACCAGTGTTACTATAGTGATCATGATCCTGATCAGTTGGAACCTGTCATTCATCTTTGGGTTTGGAATGATATTTATGAATGTGATCATTTGGGGTGTCGAAGATTTTAACTACAATGACTTTCATTGTTTtggaagctgttttttttctcagaccaAGACATCTGCAATCATAGCTTCAGTTCTATCTTTTTACATACCAGGGTTCATTATGATCACTATCTATCAGAAAATATTCCACATTGCCCTAAAGCAAGTCCGCTCAATTCACAGCACTGCATGTCAGCAGATACAAACTGGAAACAGCACATCTTCAAGCAACAAGGAGCGAAAGGCTACAAAGACTCTGGCCATTGTTATGGGGGTATTCCTGTCATGCTGGTCacccttttttgtgtgtaaccTAATTGATCCAATCATTAATTATTCTATTCCACCTGTTTGGTTTGACGCATTGTTCTGGGTTGGCTATTTCAATTCAACATGCAATCCTATTGTTTATGCTTTCTTTTACAGCTGGTTTAGGAAAGCcttcaaaatgacaatttatgGTAAAATATTTCAAGCACATTCCTCAAGAACAAAACTGTCCGCAGACTGA
- the LOC135258019 gene encoding trace amine-associated receptor 1-like translates to MNFSEPGMMKQSDFCLESVNRSCPKITYPTAIRIPLYIFFMTIIVLTMCGNLLVIISIAHFKQLHTPTNYLILSLAVTDFLLAVVIMPPSMVRTIETCWYFGDVVCKIYLSTDVMLSNVSILNLSFISIDRYYAVCQPLHYRTKITTCTAVIMILISWNLSFIIGFGMIFMKLNILGIEDFYYNTIHCFGGCFFFVSKTSAILASVLSFYIPGFIMLVIYKKIFHVAQKQARSIHSTACNNVNSENSKMEQKATKTLAIVLGVYLSCWAPFFLCNIIDPIINYSIPPALYDSLIWICYLNSTCNPFVYSFFYIWFRKAFKMIIFGNIFQAHSSRTKLSTD, encoded by the coding sequence ATGAATTTCAGTGAACCTGGAATGATGAAACAATCGGACTTCTGTTTAGAGTCTGTGAATAGATCTTGCCCAAAGATCACCTACCCAACAGCGATACGGATtccactgtatattttcttCATGACCATCATTGTTCTAACCATGTGTGGAAACCTCCTTGTCATTATTTCCATCGCTCATTTCAAACAGCTGCACACTCCAACCAACTACCTCATCCTCTCTCTGGCAGTGACTGACTTCCTTCTGGCAGTAGTCATCATGCCACCTAGCATGGTGCGCACAATTGAGACATGCTGGTACTTTGGAGATGTGgtctgtaaaatatatttaagtacAGATGTAATGCTATCCAATGTGTCCATTTTAaatctttctttcatttccattGATCGATATTATGCAGTTTGCCAGCCCCTCCACTACAGGACCAAGATCACCACTTGTACTGCAGTGATCATGATCTTGATCAGTTGGAACCTGTCATTTATCATTGGGTTTGGAATGATATTTatgaaactgaacattttgGGTATTGAAGATTTTTACTACAATACCATTCATTGCTTTGGaggctgtttcttttttgtgagcAAGACATCTGCTATTCTAGCTTCAGTTCTATCTTTTTACATCCCTGGGTTCATTATGCTGGTCATATATAAGAAAATATTCCATGTTGCCCAGAAGCAAGCCCGTTCTATTCACAGCACTGCCTGTAACAATGTGAACTCTGAAAACAGCAAAATGGAGCAAAAGGCTACAAAGACTCTAGCGATTGTTTTGGGGGTATACCTGTCATGCTGGGCACCCTTTTTTCTGTGTAACATAATTGATCCAATCATTAATTATTCCATTCCTCCTGCTTTATATGACTCGCTTATCTGGATTTGCTATTTGAATTCAACTTGTAATCCTtttgtttattctttcttttacaTTTGGTTTAGGAAAGCTttcaaaatgatcatttttggcAATATATTTCAAGCGCATTCCTCAAGAACAAAATTGTCCACAGACTGA
- the LOC135258017 gene encoding trace amine-associated receptor 1-like, translating to MNFSQPGMSEHSDFCYESVNTSCPKTTYPTAIRIPLYIFFLTIIILTMCGNLLVIISIAHFKQLHTPTNCLVLSLAVTDFLLAVVIMPPSMVRTIETCWYLGDVVCKLHSSTDVMLSNVSILNLSFISIDRYYAVCQPLHYRTKITSVTIVIMILIIWNLPFIIGFGMIFMNLHILGVEDFYYKNFHCFGGCFIFQSKAAGLIGSVLSFYIPGFIMVNIYRKIFHIALKQARSIQSTACQQIQSGNSTSSSNMERKATKTLAIVMGVFLSCWSPFFICNIIDPIINYSIPPILFDAFVWVGYFNSTSNPIVYAFFYSWFRKAFKMIISGKIFQAHSSRIKLSTD from the coding sequence atgaatttcaGTCAACCTGGAATGAGTGAACATTCAGACTTCTGTTATGAGTCTGTGAATACATCTTGCCCAAAGACCACCTACCCAACAGCGATACGGATTCCACTGTATATATTCTTCCTGACCATCATTATTCTAACCATGTGTGGAAACCTCCTGGTCATCATTTCCATCGCTCATTTCAAACAGCTGCACACTCCAACCAACTGCCTTGTCCTCTCTCTGGCAGTGACTGACTTCCTTCTGGCAGTAGTCATCATGCCACCTAGCATGGTGCGCACGATTGAGACATGCTGGTACTTGGGAGATGTGGTCTGCAAACTCCACTCAAGTACGGATGTAATGCTGTCCAATGTGTCCATTTTAaatctttctttcatttcaattgATCGATATTATGCAGTTTGCCAGCCCCTCCACTACCGCACCAAGATCACCAGTGTTACTATAGTGATCATGATCCTGATCATTTGGAACCTGCCATTCATCATTGGGTTTGGGATGATCTTCATGAACCTGCATATTTTGGGTGTCGAAGATTTTTACTACAAAAACTTTCACTGTTTTGGAGGCTGTTTCATTTTCCAGAGCAAAGCAGCTGGTCTCATAGGTTCAGTTCTGTCTTTTTACATACCAGGGTTCATTATGGTTAACATCTATCGGAAAATCTTCCACATTGCACTGAAGCAAGCCCGCTCAATTCAAAGCACTGCATGTCAGCAGATACAATCTGGAAACAGCACATCTTCAAGCAACATGGAGCGAAAGGCTACAAAGACTCTGGCCATTGTTATGGGGGTATTCCTGTCATGCTGGTCACCCTTTTTTATATGTAACATAATTGATCCAATCATTAATTATTCTATTCCACCTATTTTGTTTGATGCATTTGTCTGGGTTGGCTACTTCAATTCAACAAGTAATCCTATTGTTTATGCTTTCTTTTACAGTTGGTTTAGGAAAGCCTTCAAAATGATAATTTCTGGCAAAATATTTCAAGCTCATTCCTCAAGAATAAAACTGTCCACAGACTGA
- the LOC135258018 gene encoding trace amine-associated receptor 1-like, which produces MNFSEPGMMKQSDFCYESVNTSCPKATYPTAIRIPLYIFFMTIIVLTMCGNLLVIISIAHFKQLHTPTNYLILSLAVTDFLLAVVIMPPSMVRMIETCWYLGDVVCKIYLSTDVMLSNVSILNLSFISIDRYYAVCQPLHYRTKITTCTAVIMILISWNLSFIIGFGMIFMKPNILGIEDFYYNTIHCFGGCFFFVSKTSAILASVLSFYIPGFIMLVIYKKIFHVAQKQARSIHSIACNNVNSENSKMEQKATKTLAIVLGVYLSCWAPFFLCNIIDPIINYSIPPALYDSLIWICYLNSTCNPFVYSFFYIWFRKAFKMIIFGNIFQAHSSRTKLSTD; this is translated from the coding sequence ATGAATTTCAGTGAACCTGGAATGATGAAACAATCGGACTTCTGTTACGAGTCTGTGAATACATCTTGCCCAAAGGCCACCTACCCAACAGCGATACGGATtccactgtatattttcttCATGACCATCATTGTTCTAACCATGTGTGGAAACCTCCTTGTCATTATTTCCATCGCTCATTTCAAACAGCTGCACACTCCAACCAACTACCTCATCCTCTCTCTGGCAGTGACTGACTTCCTTCTAGCAGTAGTCATCATGCCTCCTAGCATGGTGCGCATGATTGAGACATGCTGGTACTTGGGAGATGTGgtctgtaaaatatatttaagtacTGATGTAATGCTGTCCAATGTGTCCATTTTAaatctttctttcatttccattGATCGATATTATGCAGTTTGCCAGCCCCTCCACTACAGGACCAAGATCACCACTTGTACTGCAGTGATCATGATCTTGATCAGTTGGAACCTGTCATTTATCATTGGGTTTGGAATGATATTTATGAAACCGAACATTTTGGGTATTGAAGATTTTTACTACAATACCATTCATTGTTTTGGaggctgtttcttttttgtgagcAAGACATCTGCTATTCTAGCTTCAGTTCTATCTTTTTACATCCCTGGGTTCATTATGCTGGTCATATATAAGAAAATCTTCCATGTTGCCCAGAAGCAAGCCCGTTCTATTCACAGCATTGCCTGTAACAATGTGAACTCTGAAAACAGCAAGATGGAGCAAAAGGCTACAAAGACTCTAGCGATTGTTTTGGGGGTATACCTGTCATGCTGGGCACCCTTTTTTCTGTGTAACATAATTGATCCAATCATTAATTACTCCATTCCTCCTGCTTTATATGACTCGCTTATCTGGATTTGCTATTTGAATTCAACTTGTAATCCTtttgtttattctttcttttacaTTTGGTTTAGGAAAGCTttcaaaatgatcatttttggcAATATATTTCAAGCGCATTCCTCAAGAACAAAATTATCCACAGACTGA
- the LOC135258016 gene encoding trace amine-associated receptor 1-like, with product MNFSQPGMSEHSDFCYESLNGSCPKFTYPTVIRIPLYIFFMTIIVLTICGNLLVIISIAHFKQLHTPTNCLVLSLAVTDFLLAVVIMPPSMVRTIETCWYLGDVVCKLHSSTDVMLSNVSILNLSFISIDRYYAVCQPLHYRTKITSVTIVIMILISWNLSFIIGFGMIFMKLNILGIEDFYDNNFHCFGGCFIFQSKTSAIIASVLSFYIPGFIMITIYQKIFHIALKQARSIHSTACQQIQTGNSTSLSNMERKATKTLAIVLGVFLSCWSPFFVCNIIDPIINYSVPPGLFDALVWIGYLNSTSNPIVYAFFYSWFRKAFKMIISGKIFQAHSSRAKLSTE from the coding sequence atgaatttcaGTCAACCCGGAATGAGTGAACATTCAGACTTCTGTTACGAGTCCTTGAATGGATCTTGCCCGAAATTCACCTACCCAACAGTGATACGGATTccattgtatatttttttcatgaccATCATTGTTTTAACCATTTGTGGAAACCTTCTTGTCATCATTTCCATCGCTCACTTCAAACAGCTGCACACTCCAACCAACTGCCTTGTCCTCTCTCTGGCAGTGACTGACTTCCTTCTAGCAGTAGTCATCATGCCTCCTAGCATGGTGCGAACGATTGAGACATGCTGGTACTTGGGAGATGTGGTCTGCAAACTCCATTCAAGTACGGATGTAATGCTATCCAATGTGTCCATTTTAaatctttcttttatttctattgATCGATATTATGCAGTTTGCCAGCCCCTCCACTACAGGACCAAGATCACCAGTGTAACTATTGTGATCATGATCCTGATCAGTTGGAACCTGTCATTCATAATTGGGTTTGGAATGATATTTatgaaactgaacattttgGGTATTGAAGATTTCTATGATAATAACTTTCATTGTTTTGGAGGCTGTTTCATTTTCCAGAGCAAGACATCAGCAATTATAGCTTCAGTTCTATCTTTTTACATCCCTGGGTTCATTATGATCACTATCTATCAGAAAATTTTCCACATTGCACTGAAGCAAGCACGCTCAATTCACAGCACTGCATGTCAGCAGATACAAACTGGAAACAGCACATCTTTAAGCAACATGGAGCGAAAGGCTACAAAGACTCTGGCCATTGTTCTGGGGGTATTCCTGTCATGCTGGTCACCCTTTTTTGTATGTAACATAATTGATCCAATCATTAATTATTCTGTTCCACCTGGTTTGTTTGACGCACTTGTCTGGATTGGCTATTTAAACTCAACAAGTAATCCTATTGTTTATGCTTTCTTTTACAGTTGGTTTAGAAAAGCATtcaaaatgatcatttctggCAAAATATTTCAAGCTCATTCCTCAAGGGCAAAACTGTCCACAGAATGA